The sequence below is a genomic window from Microbulbifer hydrolyticus.
CCGTAGCGCTTGGTCACAATGCGCCGGTCCAGCAGGGTGATGATGCCGCGGTCCTTTTCCGTGCGCAGCAAGCGGCCGCAGGCCTGCACCAGTTTCAGTGCCGCATCCGGCACAGTTATCTGCATAAAGGGGTTGCCACCCTTGGCTTCAATCCACTCTGCCAGCGCCGCCTCGATGGGATCGTCCGGCACCGCAAAGGGTAATTTGGCAATAATCACATGGCGACAGTAATCGCCGGGCAAATCCAGCCCCTCGGCAAAGCTGGCGAGACCGAACAGCACGCTGTGACCACCGCTATCGACACTCTTCTTGTGGCTGTCCAGTAACTGCTGGCGGGACTGCTGCCCCTGCATCAGGATACGATTGCGCCAGGTACCCGGGAGGGATTCATACACGGTTTCCATCTGCCGGCGGGACGCAAACAGCACCAATGCGCCACCACTGCCACCACCGGATTCCTTGTCGCTCAACAACCCGGGCAGCGCATTGATCACCGCATCGGTGTGCAGATCCGCATTGTTGGCTTCCACCGCATCCCTCGGTACCCGCAGCTCTGCATTGGAGAAATCAAACGGGCTGGGAACAACTTCATAGCTGGCGTTATCCGGAGTGCCCGCGCGCATTTTCAGCCGGTCGAAGCGCCCCAGCGCCGTCAGTGTGGCCGAGGTCAGTACCGCGCCATAACAGCGTCGCCACAGGCTGTATTCGAGGGTTTTGCCGGCCAGGATCGGTGAGCTGCACACCTCAAAATCAAACGAGCCGCCCCAGTCCACCAGGGTTACCCAGCGCGCCTGGGGCACCGAGCCCTGATCTTCCCGGGAGTAGTTGGCCCACAGCTCCAGGTTGGCTTCGGCGCGGCCGTGCCAGCTGCCGAGCACCGGATACCAGCGCTCCAGATCTACGATCGGCACCGGGCTGTGGGCATCTTCCATCATGCGCTGGACGACCTGCACCATCTTGCCCAGCAGCGCTTCCATCTCGTCAAAATCTTCCCGCAGCTGGTCCGCCAGTTGCATCAGCGACTCCGGCACCACCCCACCCTCAAACCGGTGGCGCGCACTGCGCCCGGGCCCCGAGCCGCCGCCGCGGCGGTCCTCGTCAAACTCGCACAGGTCCTCCAGCAGTGGCCATGCCATCTCCAGCTTCTGCTTGGCGGCGGTGAACAGCGCGGGCAGCTCCTCCCCGGCACGGTCCAGCTCGGCACCGTCACCGATCTCACCGAGCAGCTGGCTCAGATTCTTGTTGGCCTGGTCCAGCCAGCCGGTGGTGGCGCCGACCCGGCTGTGGTGGGCGAAGTGGTTGAGAGCCTTGTCCGGCAGGTGGTGTGCCTCGTCCAGCACATAGATGGAGTCTTCCGGCGCCGGCAAGATCGCACCCCCACCGAGGGCCAGATCCGCCAGCAGCAGGTCGTGGTTGGCGACGATCACCCGGCTCTTGCCGAGGCTCTCGCGGGCGCGGAAAAAACTACAGCTGCTCACATGGGGACAGCGGCGGCCGCTGCACTGGCGATGGTCCGTGGTAACCCGGCTCCAGTCTTCACCTTCGATGGTGTCTTTCCAGTTATCCCGGTCCCCATCCCAGCTGCCGGTAGCGAGCTGGTCGGCCATGTCCCGGTACAACTTGATCCCGACATCGTCCACCTGGGGTTTTTCATCTTCGTACAGCGCCATGGATGCGCCGACACCGCTGGAGGTGAGTTCGGTGAGCAGCTGGTCCAGCTTGGACAGGCACAGGTAGCGCCCGCGCCCTTTGGCAAGGGAAACCTCAAACTTGAGCCCGGAATGACGGATCAGCTCGGGCAGATCCTTGTTGATGATCTGTTCCTGCAGGGCGACCGTGGCGGTAGAGACAACGAGGGTTTTATCGTGGGCAACGGCGAGGGGAATGGCGGCCAGTAGATACGACACTGTCTTACCAGTACCGGTACCTGCCTCCACCACGCAGATGTGCTGCCCGTCAGTCTTGCCGTGGTCACGCTCACCGGCAC
It includes:
- the dinG gene encoding ATP-dependent DNA helicase DinG: MLSEKDKESIQNAYRQFLNGRELKARYGQKLMIAAIARALGGIERNGAGERDHGKTDGQHICVVEAGTGTGKTVSYLLAAIPLAVAHDKTLVVSTATVALQEQIINKDLPELIRHSGLKFEVSLAKGRGRYLCLSKLDQLLTELTSSGVGASMALYEDEKPQVDDVGIKLYRDMADQLATGSWDGDRDNWKDTIEGEDWSRVTTDHRQCSGRRCPHVSSCSFFRARESLGKSRVIVANHDLLLADLALGGGAILPAPEDSIYVLDEAHHLPDKALNHFAHHSRVGATTGWLDQANKNLSQLLGEIGDGAELDRAGEELPALFTAAKQKLEMAWPLLEDLCEFDEDRRGGGSGPGRSARHRFEGGVVPESLMQLADQLREDFDEMEALLGKMVQVVQRMMEDAHSPVPIVDLERWYPVLGSWHGRAEANLELWANYSREDQGSVPQARWVTLVDWGGSFDFEVCSSPILAGKTLEYSLWRRCYGAVLTSATLTALGRFDRLKMRAGTPDNASYEVVPSPFDFSNAELRVPRDAVEANNADLHTDAVINALPGLLSDKESGGGSGGALVLFASRRQMETVYESLPGTWRNRILMQGQQSRQQLLDSHKKSVDSGGHSVLFGLASFAEGLDLPGDYCRHVIIAKLPFAVPDDPIEAALAEWIEAKGGNPFMQITVPDAALKLVQACGRLLRTEKDRGIITLLDRRIVTKRYGRAMLDSLPPFRRMIN